In Harmonia axyridis chromosome 6, icHarAxyr1.1, whole genome shotgun sequence, a single window of DNA contains:
- the LOC123682295 gene encoding switch-associated protein 70-like, with protein sequence MAVLLENTTNTVWQAFISLQQDDSGFVHKSKLKVLTANIGTVLDLYGVEKGLEHFRSSQTLNFIQFKYYLQKEVFSSLPDKLSLTELRNYESNIADICWRLCKKQLIPRKNSILPETSIFQIFRTFSVLAELIPDSKNENGYQVLLHPSEARYVSQKIAKSLGSHFEDEDFINLNVTTSSIRLSAFIALIESKCLAGITDSQAISEAITNIYQTIVEDVIKKGLMTKKGYIFPTMREYWFVLRPSELTYFKTRTEKDRCGSIPIESGSRIESRSGNKIALCTPDRTFEFGTTDYMTRLQWISALQLAADHADGSQSYQRLQFAKRKLLRRDRFQEMVKAKAQLQQERIAREMAEDEAKELKAVVIEETKKLNDLEELKKKLEKLLVEETQAKRDEEIVRNLQARVLAEEWEKREELERLQEEQRLLLEEERGKRLEFEELQRRKEKQLRDAEERLKQLENEKQLLDDQLRIAHQNIKKSENEKEIVEARLHQVSPTLRSLAKVRRTQSFIPSTKEKPVILKNINNLEPGKNKRSSEILD encoded by the exons ATGGCTGTGCTACTTGAAAATACTACCAATACAGTGTGGCAAGCTTTTATCTCTCTCCAGCAGGACGACAGTGGTTTCGTGCATAAATCAAAATTGAAG GTACTCACCGCAAACATTGGAACAGTACTCGATCTATACGGCGTCGAGAAAGGCCTAGAACATTTCAGAAGCTCCCAAACCCTCAACTTCATCCAGTTCAAGTACTACCTCCAGAAAGAAGTGTTCAGCTCGCTACCCGACAAGCTCAGCCTTACCGAACTCCGAAACTATGAATCCAACATCGCAGACATATGCTGGAGGCTTTGCAAGAAGCAACTCATCCCCAGAAAAAACTCCATACTTCCCGAAACGTCAATCTTTCAGATCTTCCGAACATTTTCCGTCCTAGCCGAGCTCATACCGGACAGCAAAAACGAAAACGGTTATCAGGTGCTGCTACACCCTTCCGAAGCGCGGTATGTATCGCAGAAGATAGCAAAATCGTTAGGGAGCCACTTCGAGGATGAAGATTTCATCAACTTGAACGTGACCACGAGCAGCATCAGGTTGAGCGCTTTTATAGCGCTGATAGAGTCTAAATGTCTAGCTGGTATAACAGACTCCCAAGCCATATCCGAGGCTATCACCAATATCTACCAGACTATAGTCGAAGATGTGATCAAGAAGGGACTGATGACCAAAAAGGGCTACATCTTTCCAACGATGCGAGAATACTGGTTTGTCCTTCGACCTTCCGAACTTACCTATTTCAAAACAAGAACCGAAAAGGACAGATGCGGATCTATACCCATAGAATCAGGAAGCAGGATAGAATCCAGGTCAGGCAACAAAATAGCTCTCTGCACTCCAGACAGGACCTTCGAGTTCGGCACCACAGACTACATGACAAGATTGCAGTGGATCTCCGCCCTCCAACTGGCAGCAGACCACGCGGATGGTTCGCAGAGCTACCAGAGACTCCAATTCGCCAAGAGGAAGTTGCTCAGACGTGACAGGTTTCAGGAGATGGTCAAGGCCAAGGCGCAGCTCCAACAGGAGAGGATAGCTAGAGAGATGGCCGAAGATGAGGCGAAAGAACTGAAGGCGGTAGTGATCGAGGAGACCAAAAAGTTGAACGACCTCGAGGAACTGAAGAAGAAACTTGAGAAGCTGTTGGTCGAAGAAACGCAAGCTAAGCGGGATGAGGAGATAGTGAGAAACCTTCAGGCTAGGGTGTTGGCCGAGGAGTGGGAGAAGAGGGAAGAGCTGGAGAGATTACAGGAAGAACAGAGGTTGCTGCTTGAAGAGGAGAGGGGGAAGAGATTGGAGTTCGAGGAACTGCAGAGGAGGAAGGAAAAACAATTAAGAG ATGCAGAAGAACGGCTCAAAcaattggaaaatgaaaaacaactaCTTGACGATCAACTCAGAATTGCTCATCAGAACATAAAGAAATCGGAGAACGAGAAAGAAATCGTTGAAGCTAGGCTACATCAAGTGTCACCGACTCTTCGAAGTCTTGCTAAAGTCAGAAGAACTCAATCCTTCATACCGAGTACGAAAGAGAAACCAGTCATCctgaaaaatatcaacaatctTGAACCCGGAAAAAACAAGAGATCTTCGGAAATATTGGACTGA